aaatattttaatatgcattTTTCTCTTAGTTGTTTTATTGAATCTCTAGttagttttaacaaaaaattttttttaatatttgttattgatatatataattctcGATTTATCCTATTAATTATGCTCAATTCgctatatcaatattttttataaactgaGTCATGAGTTTCCTAgtttaacatatatttaaatgaattgaactatttcaaaatatcattatatcaatatttttttaaaaaaattcaaatgactacatctttttctttccatttaaattgaagtttattaaaacaaataaattagatgtatattttgtgatattttaCTTAACTCCAATTCCAATTTCCCAACATGTGagcattatattattatttttttaatttattcacatcaaaattatcaaaacattattttttttatgaaaactttattttatgctTCAAATAAGTTATTACTTacaaaaatactattttgataaagaaatgtaaaaaaaagaaaaagaaacgcaTTAACAAGATGAAggagttttaattaaagaaatactttttttattcttattttaaattcttcaatttttttgtttattctgatttctttcaatttttattaaataaacaccATGGTTtggaaatctaatttttaaaaataattaataagaaaaaggagaaactctactagaaaattattatgttttaattgaatttaaattattaacccgtattataaaaaatttattaccatataataaaaaacaatttgaagagTTTCTCACTacactaaattaaatattttaatatacatttttctCTTAGTTGTTTTATTGAATCTCTAGttagttttaacaattttttttaatatttattgatatatataaatacagtTGAGAATGATCAGTTAATGAAAGTTGATGTCTTCAAGATGATTTTGGACATCTGTTCAAATTGTTGGTATAGGGAAATATGCTGTGTGCTATTTGATGAGGACAAGAGGACTGTTGAATCTCTCAAGTCAATCTCTATTTTCGCATCTCTCTATATGCAGGCTAGCCTTCTGGCCATACATTAAGCTAATGATCGTCGGCTGCTTGGTTCTGCCTTACTTCGATGGTTCTCTGTATGTCTATAAACACCTTATTAATCCGTGTCTATCCATGAGCCCTGCAATTATCATCTGCCAGTTCAACAAGCAGGAGGAGTTGTTTTTCAAGAAAGATGATTTTGTTGTTGAGATGAAGAGGTATATGAAGGAAAATGGCCCTGATGCTTTGGAGGATCTCATTGCTTCCACGGTATATATTCTTCTTCGTGGCAACAAGTCCTATGGAAATCTTTTGACATGCACCTGAAATCAattgaattaatctaattttgacGTTCTTATCATGTGCATAAAGCATGCTTTCTCACCATTGCTTCCCTCCCAAACATCTGTCTCTTTCTTCCAGAAAAAGAGTGCAAAGCCTGATGTTGATGTGAAGGAGATCAGGGCGGTTGAAGCAGAGGATTTGGTAAGATCGCTAATTTCAGTTCCATATTGTTTATGGCTCATTATGTGACTTGTTCAAAGCCAGATCAGGAATGCAGAAACACCCACCAACCAATGGTAGCAGGAGCGGTCTTTATAAACTCATGTTTCCttattattgattgattttttcccttttttgaaAAGAAGTCCTACTTATGAAGTAATTCAGTGTTCTTGTAGAATAGTGGTTTTTAAGTGTGACGCTGTACAGGGTTTTATTTCAGCTGATCAAGCTTTTGATTCATGCAGCCCAAGTTCGAACAACTTCTGGTTCGATATGAAGACAGCAATGATGCGGAGATAACAGAGAAGATAGAAGTTGCATCAACCAAGCAGGTAATTTTATTCAACGGTTGGAAATTTGGGCACCCTTAAAGGAAAAGTCTACCTGTTCTTTTGGAAATAATACTATGAACTGTGAAATGTTACTGCCTGATGAGAAATTTGAATATCTTTTGATTCACGCTGCTGAAGCTGGAACAGCCTAAGCTTCCAATTCGATTCAAAGACGGTAATGCTGTGGAAGTAACAGAGAAGCAAGAAGTTGCATCGACCATGCAGGTTATTTTATTCAGCAGATGAAATTTTCAGaacttttaaagaaaatagcTGCATGTGCTTCAACCCAAACAATCTAAAACTTCTCTTTAGAACTTGTGTTATTTGAtaagattttcaaaaattccCTTTATGAGTACCACAAATTCCCTTCCCCCTGTGATTTCTTTATTGGTTTCTTGTTAGTCAATGTTCTCTTAACCATTGGTCCTGTGCGAAAGGAAGACAGGCAGCAGGCTAGACAGGTAGAATCTAACATCAGCCAGACAGAAAACAGAACATTTCCACCTCTGGAGAGCATAAACACTGCAACAACAACAGTAGGAGGCGGAGATCTTTGTGGGATTGTACCTCCCGAGAAAGTCCAAAAGGTATGGACTTGTGTTATATGTCAAGTAACAGCCCAAAGTGAGACAGCTCTAATTTCACATCTCCATGGGAATAGACACAAGGCCACTTGTGAACAGCTAAATGTCAAGAATCATACAGATGTTAAATCACATCTTCAAGGAAAAAGACGCAAGAAAGCTTGTGAACCTCTGAACTTCAAGAACCAGGCATCAAACAGCAATGTTTCCCCTGCTTCAGTGGGAAGGAACCTGATGAAGAGCCGATGTATTGAGATGATAGGTTCTCATTGGTTTTGTACAATCTGCAATGCAAGCAGTGTACATGGCAAGCAAAGTCACCTTAAAGGGAAAAGGCACAGGGCTTCGTTGCAAGCATTGGATGGTCTTGGAGCAAATAGGCATGCTTGAGTCACTGAATATGTTCATACAACTATTGCAGAAGATGTTCTAATCTGGAGGCCAAGGTGGCGGTGATCATCCAAGGTACCTGTAGATTAAATGGCGTGTCTTGTTGCcggacaaaaacaaattaaatggcTTCGGAAGGCAAAAACTTAAAAGGCGGATATTATGTAAGCAAGCCTTTGAAATGGcggccttttgtttttttgtaattaatgaaCGAAGTCTCTTTGATCCAAAGGAAAAAAGTAGAGTTTATCCTGCTACAAAAACAAGAATTCAGGCAcgattacaagaaaaataatgagagAAATAGCCACTGCTTACAAAGAACAAAAGATTTTGTTTCTTGTCAGGTCCTTTTGCATATTGCATATGAATAATGAATGAACCTTTGTGGACTCCTCGTCGAATTCCTTTGACTCAGTGACTTTGAAAAAAAGGGGACgataactaaaattttataaaaactcgACTTTTAGGCTCATTATCATTGGAAGGATAAATATCagaaatattaaatatcttatcaAATTTATTCCTTGATATTCCTATTATGTCGAAAGGTTTATAATTCTTTTGGCTGTAGCTTGCTCAGAACAAAAATACCATCACCATATCTTATTTCTTGAACACTTGAAACATGCCAGATTATCAAATCTCTCCAGTCAAATACCAATTGAATAACGTGTAATTTGGTTTTGGATCAAGGAATTTGGATGCCAGAAAAAGCATAATGAACTCCTATGTAACTATCACAAGCAGATTTTCAGAGGAACATTCAACATGGGAAACGATTTCTTGGAGTATATTAATTTCACCTACCCGTAGGTTTGTGCCATTCTCGTATCCAATATCTGACTTTTTCTTGTGTGCCGTTTCAGTGATGAAGAAAACTTCAATAAAAGGTCTTTGGAAGAGCAATGCATTTTCGATCTGACAGATGCTGTGCACTAGAGATAATTCAGATTTCTGCTAATGTAGTGCAAGAACTGGCTTATGATAGAATCCCTAAGAACTTATTTACAAAGGCAATCCATTTCTCATCTCCAGCACAGCTTTTATTATTCTTGTCTGAATTACTTTTACCTAGACTATATTCAATTTGCAATTTTAAagcattattgattttatttcaatctaaaaatcCATGGCTTTATTTCTCAAATTCAGCTTCAAACAACAGGAAAATAACTGCTgcgcaatttaaaaaaaattgggaatTTTTATTGATAGATGTTGAGAAAgctttgaattttcttattcaaaagaaaaacagtaAGAAAAGTAATGAACTTTTCAAAATCCagaaactttgaaaaatataaatcaggAAATTTAAGATGGATCAGAATCCTGGCTTGGTTCTCAAAAGAGAAAAATCGCTCAGTTTATTCAGCTTCGATCATTTGGGGAAATAATCATCATCTCCATCTGTTCAATCctattatttatcattaattaatccTACAAATCGcaataatttaacataaaaaataaaatttttaaaaaatattttaaaaaatcaagttgaagATGGATCAGAAATCTGGCTTGGATCTCTCGAAAGAGAAAAATCGCTCAGTTTGTTCAGCTTCGATCATCTGGGGAAATAATCATCACCTCCATCTTCtccttcatttaaaaaaaaaaaagcctttcaCAATAAAGATCTAATAAAGACACAAAAATATCTCCAAATCTGCATCAAACAGAGAGTGTGGTGTAAAGATCTAATCAACTCCTAATTGGGATTTTGCAGAAACGGAAAATTAGATATAGCGTCAGCTCATACACAACGTTTACTCTGTAAAAAACGCTGGTAATCAGTATATGacgcaaggaaaaaaaattagatttcttGATAGTTTATGAAaggtgaagaaattgaaaaaccagCAAGCGCAAGAGAAGTTGAAGAAATTGAGGAAGCTGCAGAGTGGATCGGGGTACACGAGAGCACAATGATAATTGAGGTCAGGGAAGAGTGGTTTATAAAGGCAAAGGAAGGGAGGGTTTGCTGCTGTTGCTAAAACCCTAGATCAAGTGGGCTTTTTCCATATGTACTGACCGAGTAGAATTTGGGCCGTGTGGCCTCTTATCACACCAAAGAAGAATGACCTAAGGAGAAGTTATTCGACCTGTTTAAGACTTGAATCTTGGATGTGttggataaataaaatcaagttgattaatttttttaaataaaataatattattttaatttttttaaaaagatattaa
This DNA window, taken from Populus alba chromosome 17, ASM523922v2, whole genome shotgun sequence, encodes the following:
- the LOC118031774 gene encoding uncharacterized protein isoform X1 → MMAFVFLLKIAVKCLGVLAWPVFGLGYPLCASIQAIETNSNSDTQKLMSYWVSISVVLLLEHSFQLEWLAFWPYIKLMIVGCLVLPYFDGSLYVYKHLINPCLSMSPAIIICQFNKQEELFFKKDDFVVEMKRYMKENGPDALEDLIASTKKSAKPDVDVKEIRAVEAEDLPKFEQLLVRYEDSNDAEITEKIEVASTKQLEQPKLPIRFKDGNAVEVTEKQEVASTMQARQVESNISQTENRTFPPLESINTATTTVGGGDLCGIVPPEKVQKVWTCVICQVTAQSETALISHLHGNRHKATCEQLNVKNHTDVKSHLQGKRRKKACEPLNFKNQASNSNVSPASVGRNLMKSRCIEMIGSHWFCTICNASSVHGKQSHLKGKRHRASLQALDGLGANRHA
- the LOC118031774 gene encoding HVA22-like protein a isoform X3 is translated as MMAFVFLLKIAVKCLGVLAWPVFGLGYPLCASIQAIETNSNSDTQKLMSYWVSISVVLLLEHSFQLEWLAFWPYIKLMIVGCLVLPYFDGSLYVYKHLINPCLSMSPAIIICQFNKQEELFFKKDDFVVEMKRYMKENGPDALEDLIASTKKSAKPDVDVKEIRAVEAEDLPKFEQLLVRYEDSNDAEITEKIEVASTKQLEQPKLPIRFKDGNAVEVTEKQEVASTMQARQVESNISQTENRTFPPLESINTATTTVGGGDLCGIVPPEKVQKTQGHL
- the LOC118031774 gene encoding uncharacterized protein isoform X2 — translated: MMAFVFLLKIAVKCLGVLAWPVFGLGYPLCASIQAIETNSNSDTQKLMSYWVSISVVLLLEHSFQLEWLAFWPYIKLMIVGCLVLPYFDGSLYVYKHLINPCLSMSPAIIICQFNKQEELFFKKDDFVVEMKRYMKENGPDALEDLIASTKKSAKPDVDVKEIRAVEAEDLPKFEQLLVRYEDSNDAEITEKIEVASTKQPKLPIRFKDGNAVEVTEKQEVASTMQARQVESNISQTENRTFPPLESINTATTTVGGGDLCGIVPPEKVQKVWTCVICQVTAQSETALISHLHGNRHKATCEQLNVKNHTDVKSHLQGKRRKKACEPLNFKNQASNSNVSPASVGRNLMKSRCIEMIGSHWFCTICNASSVHGKQSHLKGKRHRASLQALDGLGANRHA